The following proteins are co-located in the Palaemon carinicauda isolate YSFRI2023 chromosome 3, ASM3689809v2, whole genome shotgun sequence genome:
- the LOC137633616 gene encoding uncharacterized protein MCAP_0864-like codes for MDEEETTGHKHGAEKLKMLQPGKATDTRNKDDDSGELIGEINRVARKSAELTGNEDDDEFAEILTDIVKNPNLTEFQKPWLLEDFNRWYIYELFLKLRRQVERENMEKSSLEKRLINIKMQNHQNKEDGKFAGKEDQTDLFKKEIEDLQQKLRERDLTIDRMEGEIGVRTRQTEQLQNRLIEDERRSNHLERERDRYAKLLEEKESQIRYFEKEPANRNKKLDRLRKELETLRNEMDKTKDNLQEKVEMIDEMLEYNGRIENEYERKLRENEVQKLEEDKEIEYWKKEAMIVKKELKLTKEELQEENTLRKNLEIQLNQMKREAIFRDVIGHLTEEESKDEIERKMKETQDMIHRLNEEMELNRIKDSKIQQLKEEKLEKDIANEYWEKETLKIEEVLKETKSELQLEKTVRKVLEEELNLAKQDAEELRQDKLRAKTRADNVEKLFEEVEMMIERKANELKIVEEEKETLKGKLIKEENREKKKRDK; via the coding sequence ATGGATGAAGAGGAGACAACAGGACACAAGCACGGAGCGGAGAAGTTGAAAATGCTTCAACCTGGAAAAGCTACTGACACAAGGAATAAAGATGACGACTCCGGAGAACTGATCGGCGAAATCAACAGAGTCGCTCGGAAATCCGCCGAACTTACAGGAAACGAAGATGACGACGAATTCGCGGAGATACTGACGGATATCGTCAAGAATCCTAATCTAACTGAATTCCAAAAACCTTGGTTGCTGGAGGACTTCAACCGATGGTATATTTACGAATTGTTCCTCAAGCTACGAAGACAGGTCGAGAGGGAAAACATGGAAAAGAGCAGTTTAGAAAAACGACTGATTAATATTAAGATgcaaaaccatcaaaataaagaagatGGAAAGTTTGCAGGAAAAGAAGACCAAACGGATCTCTTCAAGAAGGAGATAGAAGATCTTCAGCAGAAATTAAGAGAAAGAGATTTGACTATTGACCGAATGGAAGGGGAGATCGGGGTGAGGACGAGGCAAACCGAACAGTTACAAAACCGGTTGATTGAAGACGAAAGACGGTCCAACCACCTAGAGCGAGAACGTGATCGCTATGCGAAGCTACTCGAGGAAAAGGAAAGCCAGATTCGCTACTTTGAAAAAGAACCAGCGAATCGCAACAAAAAACTCGATCGCTTGCGTAAGGAACTTGAAACACTAAGAAATGAAATGGACAAAACTAAAGACAATTTGCAAGAAAAAGTGGAGATGATAGACGAAATGCTAGAATATAACGgaagaattgaaaatgaatatgaaagaaaattaaggGAGAATGAAGTTCAGAAATTGGAGGAGGATAAGGAAATTGAATATTGGAAGAAGGAAGCAATGATAGTTAAAAAAGAGTTGAAGTTGACTAAGGAAGAATTGCAGGAAGAGAATACACTCAGGAAAAATCTAGAAATTCAGCTAAACCAAATGAAGAGAGAGGCGATATTTAGAGATGTGATTGGTCATCTGACAGAAGAAGAAAGCAAAGatgaaatagagagaaaaatgaaGGAAACGCAAGATATGATACATAGACTTAATGAAGAAATGGAACTAAACAGGATAAAGGACAGTAAAATTCAACAGCTTAAAGAAGAGAAGCTGGAAAAGGATATTGCAAATGAATATTGGGAAAAAGAAACACTCAAAATAGAGGAAGTGTTAAAAGAGACTAAATCAGAATTGCAACTAGAGAAGACAGTAAGAAAAGTATTAGAAGAAGAGCTAAATCTTGCTAAACAAGACGCAGAAGAACTTAGGCAAGATAAATTGAGAGCAAAAACTAGGGCTgataatgttgaaaaattatttgaagaagtaGAGATGATGATTGAAAGAAAGGCAAACGAACtaaaaatagttgaagaagagaaagaaacccTTAAGGGAAAGTTAATAAAGGAGGAGAatcgagagaaaaaaaagagggacaaatag
- the LOC137633603 gene encoding ribonuclease Y-like codes for MESLQIQNLQEVETIKREIENRLNLVTEEAKILKHGKEGMEIKIDRLEILAMEIDDIVKRQKRELLRREEESKRLDKELIEERRIRKETESEVHSLKKEIESLKQRLLAKTGQIGDTHKVVMEFADLMNRLEEEVNSDD; via the coding sequence atggaaagtcTGCAGATACAAAATTTGCAGGAGGTAGAAACAatcaaaagagaaatagaaaatcggCTAAATCTCGTGACGGAAGAAGCGAAAATTCTTAAGCACGGAAAAGAGGGGATGGAAATTAAGATAGATCGGCTTGAAATATTGGCAATGGAAATTGATGATATAGTGAAACGTCAAAAgagagaacttctaaggagagaggaagagagcaaAAGGCTTGATAAAGAGCTAATAgaggaaagaagaataagaaaagagaCAGAAAGTGAAGTGCATAGTCTGAAGAAGGAAATAGAAAGTCTAAAGCAGAGACTTTTGGCAAAGACTGGACAGATTGGTGATACTCATAAGGTAGTTATGGAATTTGCGGATTTGATGAATCGGTTGGAAGAGGAAGTCAATAGCGACGACTAA